One window of Strigops habroptila isolate Jane chromosome Z, bStrHab1.2.pri, whole genome shotgun sequence genomic DNA carries:
- the LOC115601394 gene encoding syncytin-2-like: protein MRCVSSESGVQSQALEVWTDVSGSDIYGIRDASETRAWCGRAVGLEESGRHELFTNMPLALPKGVFLICGDRAWQGIPKAPLGGPCYLGRLSLLATTVELFKKQNRTRTERELHTLSSTCDDSVSLIGKAENLLASIFCPSCASTIANANLQKLACWAAKQANLTSEILTDLMKDVDSNCKGILQNRAAIDFLLLANGHGCNDFDGMCCFNLSDHSKLIHARIQELRENVDKIRIEAGLDDWLKNLEISGWLKPLIYSLLQLLLTLVVLLCIICGIFACGKNLMAKTISKIWLVQQSPTSNDIINAFMMENGHVYEDGA from the coding sequence ATGAGGTGTGTAAGCTCTGAGAGCGGTGTGCAATCCCAGGCACTTGAGGTATGGACCGATGTATCTGGGTCGGACATATATGGGATACGAGACGCCTCCGAGACCCGAGCATGGTGTGGGAGAGCTGTGGGGCTCGAAGAGTCTGGTCGACATGAACTATTCACAAACATGCCGCTAGCTTTGCCTAAAGGAGTCTTTTTGATTTGTGGTGATCGTGCCTGGCAGGGCATCCCAAAAGCTCCGCTTGGGGGACCGTGTTATTTAGGAAGACTTAGTCTACTAGCAACCACTGTAGaacttttcaaaaaacaaaatagaactCGAACTGAACGAGAATTACACACTTTGTCATCAACATGTGATGATTCAGTATCACTTATAGGGAAGGCTGAAAATCTATTGGCCAGCATATTTTGTCCTAGCTGTGCATCTACAATTGCTAACGCAAATCTGCAAAAATTGGCATGCTGGGCTGCAAAACAAGCTAACCTCACCTCAGAAATCTTAACCGACCTAATGAAAGATGTTGATAGTAATTGTAAAGGTATTTTACAAAATCGCGCGgctatagattttcttttgttagcaaATGGACATGGTTGTAATGATTTTGATGGaatgtgttgttttaatttatctgaTCATTCGAAATTGATACATGCAAGGATCCAAGAGCTACGAGAGAATGTTGACAAGATTCGGATTGAGGCCGGACTAGACGATTGGCTGAAGAACTTGGAAATTAGTGGGTGGTTAAAACCGCTGATATATAGCTTATTGCAACTGTTATTAACCCTTGTAGTTCTTTTGTGTATTATTTGTGGAATCTTTGCTTGTGGGAAGAACTTGATGGCAAAAACAATATCCAAAATCTGGTTAGTACAACAGTCGCCTACATCGAACGACATCATCAATGCATTCATGATGGAAAATGGACATGTATATGAGGACGGGGCGTAA